In Cicer arietinum cultivar CDC Frontier isolate Library 1 chromosome 7, Cicar.CDCFrontier_v2.0, whole genome shotgun sequence, a single window of DNA contains:
- the LOC101507137 gene encoding transcription factor MYC2-like: MTDYRSPPTMNIWTDENSSVMEAFMSTSDLSSLWLPTPHSAASTTTPLTDPTRTQTQPLFNQETLQHRLQSLIEGSRESWTYAIFWQPSHDYSSGAPLLGWGDGYYKGEDEKEKGKKVIKTTSPEEQAHRKKVLRELNSLISGSSGSPDDAVEEDVTDTEWFFLTSMTQSFVNSSGSLSQAYFNSTPVWISGPDRLSISACERARQAQFLGLQTLVCIPTPSSNGVVELASTEIIPYSSDLMEKVRALFNFNNPEAGSWPLNSVTTDQSENDPSSLWLNDPSGSAGIEIKDSVNAVNTTVSANAAIGKSLQFETQTHGSSSTLTETPNVIHVHNAQRNQNQNQSFFPKELNFSSSMKPESGEILNFGESKKSSYSAVNGNGNGNFFSGQSPFAAGEENRKRRSPVSRSSVDDGILSFTSGVLLPASNMKSSGGIGTGGDSDQSDLEVSVVKEADSSRVIEPEKRPRKRGRKPANGREEPLNHVEAERQRREKLNQRFYSLRAVVPNVSKMDKASLLGDAISYINELKEKLQGLESSKGELEKQLDTTKKELELASNKNPLLPLDKEKLKTNCKLIDLDIEVKVIGWDAMIRVQCSKKNHPAAKLMVALKELDVEVNHASVSVVNDLMIQQATVNMGNQFYTKEQLLSVLSSKIGDAR; the protein is encoded by the coding sequence ATGACAGACTACCGTTCACCGCCTACAATGAATATCTGGACCGACGAAAACTCCTCCGTCATGGAAGCCTTCATGAGCACCTCTGACCTCTCCTCTCTCTGGCTTCCAACACCGCATTCCGCCGCATCAACCACCACACCACTCACCGACCCGACCCGAACTCAAACACAGCCTCTCTTCAACCAAGAAACTCTCCAGCACCGTCTTCAATCATTAATAGAAGGCTCGAGAGAGAGCTGGACCTACGCAATTTTCTGGCAACCCTCTCACGACTATTCCTCCGGCGCACCACTCCTCGGTTGGGGTGACGGATATTACAAAGGCGAAGACgaaaaagaaaaagggaaaaaagtAATCAAAACCACGTCGCCTGAAGAACAAGCGCATCGTAAAAAAGTTCTCCGTGAACTTAATTCCTTAATTTCTGGCTCTTCTGGGTCACCTGATGATGCTGTTGAGGAAGATGTGACTGACACTGAGTGGTTCTTTCTCACGTCGATGACTCAATCTTTCGTCAACAGCAGCGGCTCTTTAAGCCAAGCTTACTTTAATTCCACCCCTGTTTGGATCTCAGGGCCTGACAGGCTTTCCATTTCTGCCTGTGAGCGGGCCCGTCAGGCCCAATTCCTTGGGCTTCAGACTTTGGTATGTATCCCAACACCGTCTTCAAACGGCGTCGTGGAGCTTGCATCTACGGAAATAATTCCGTACAGCTCCGATCTGATGGAAAAAGTCCGTGCTTTGTTTAATTTCAACAATCCCGAGGCAGGATCTTGGCCATTGAATTCCGTTACAACTGATCAAAGCGAGAATGATCCTTCCTCTCTTTGGCTCAACGATCCTTCTGGCTCTGCTGGTATTGAAATTAAAGATTCCGTCAACGCCGTTAATACAACCGTTTCTGCAAATGCAGCAATTGGTAAAAGTTTGCAGTTTGAAACCCAAACACATGGTTCTTCAAGCACTCTGACGGAAACACCAAACGTTATTCACGTTCACAACGCTCAGCGTAACCAGAATCAGAACCAAAGCTTCTTCCCTAAAGAATTGAATTTTTCTAGTTCAATGAAACCAGAATCCGGCGAGATTCTGAACTTCGGTGAGAGTAAAAAGAGCTCTTACAGCGCCGTTAATGGAAACGGAAATGGAAATTTCTTTTCTGGTCAGTCACCGTTTGCTGCCGGTGAAGAAAACAGAAAGAGAAGGTCTCCTGTTTCCAGAAGCAGCGTTGACGATGGAATACTTTCCTTCACTTCCGGCGTACTTTTACCGGCGTCAAATATGAAATCCAGCGGCGGAATTGGTACCGGCGGAGATTCCGATCAATCAGATCTGGAAGTTTCCGTCGTGAAGGAAGCCGACAGCAGCAGAGTAATCGAACCAGAGAAGCGGCCACGGAAACGAGGACGAAAACCGGCGAACGGAAGAGAAGAGCCGTTGAATCACGTTGAAGCGGAGAGACAAAGAAGAGAAAAGCTGAATCAAAGATTCTACTCTCTTCGCGCTGTAGTTCCCAACGTTTCTAAAATGGACAAAGCATCACTTCTCGGCGACGCGATTTCTTACATAAACGAATTAAAAGAAAAGCTTCAAGGGCTTGAATCATCGAAAGGCGAATTGGAAAAACAATTAGATACAACAAAAAAGGAACTCGAACTTGCAAGTAATAAAAATCCACTACTTCCACTGgacaaagaaaaattgaaaacaaattgTAAGTTGATTGATTTGGATATAGAAGTCAAGGTCATAGGATGGGATGCAATGATTAGGGTTCAATGTAGTAAGAAGAATCACCCTGCAGCGAAATTGATGGTGGCGTTGAAAGAATTGGATGTTGAAGTGAATCATGCAAGCGTGTCTGTAGTGAATGATTTGATGATTCAACAAGCTACAGTCAACATGGGAAATCAATTTTACACCAAGGAACAGCTTTTGTCAGTTCTATCTTCCAAAATTGGCGATGCACGATGA
- the LOC101506800 gene encoding uncharacterized protein: protein MSLNCLTCGQALQRENSERENLPEIIEVKTCTRKVRIQIDRSWSGNLSPPQCESSGGAVDKIKTEHRRTQSEGNVGPRLLRSSGMRRDWCLEDLIGQQDKIGVRCY from the coding sequence ATGAGTCTCAATTGTCTTACCTGTGGCCAAGCCCTTCAAAGGGAAAATTCTGAAAGAGAAAATTTACCTGAAATCATCGAAGTTAAGACTTGTACGAGGAAAGTGAGAATACAAATTGATAGAAGTTGGTCAGGGAATTTATCCCCACCACAATGTGAAAGTAGTGGTGGTGCTGTGGATAAGATAAAAACAGAACATCGTCGTACCCAAAGTGAAGGAAATGTTGGACCAAGATTGTTAAGGAGCAGTGGAATGAGAagagattggtgtttggaggactTGATTGGACAACAAGATAAAATTGGGGTTAGATGCTATTGA